From the genome of Brassica oleracea var. oleracea cultivar TO1000 chromosome C4, BOL, whole genome shotgun sequence:
TCGCATCTGACTGCTCTAGCATCGCGGAACAACCTCTGGGAAGGAGATCCNNNNNNNNNNNNNNNNNNNNNNNNNNNTTTTTGTACAGACATGGCAAGGATGGCTTGTTCAGAAGGTGTGTTCCAGAGGCAGATATTCCAGGAATCCTACATCACTGCCATGGTTCATCGTACGCAGGCCACTTCGCTACATTCAAAACGGTTTCCAAAATCCTTCAAGCAGGTTTCTGGTGGCCAACTATGTTCAGGGATGCTCAAGCCTACATAGCCAGGTGCAATGCATGATAACGACTTGGGAACATCAGCAAGAGGAATGAGATGCCTCAGAATTACATTCTAGAGGTTGAGGTGTTCGACTGTTGGGGAGTCGATTTCATGGGACCATTCCCTTCGTCCTTCAAGAACGAGTAGAACGAGTACATCCTCGTTGCCGTTGACTATGTATCTAAGTGGGTAGAAGCGATAGCAAGCCTTACTAATGATGCAAAAGTGACGACTAAGATGCTCAGCTCCATCATCTTTCCGAGGTTTGGAGTACCTCGAGTCGTCATTAGCGATGGTGGAACACACTTCATCAACAAGGCATTTCAGGACCTCTTGAAAAAGAATGGAGTGAAGCACAAGGTGGGAACTACTTATCATCCGCAGACGAGTGGACAGGTTGAGGTTTCCAATAGGGAGATCAAGAGCATTCTCCAGAAAACTGTCAACACTTCACGAAAGGATTGGTCACTTAAGCTGGACGATGCATTATGGGCCTACATAACAGCCTACAAAACGCCGCTGGGAAGAACTCCCTATCACCTGGTCTACGGTAAAGCATGTCACCTCCCTGTTGAGCTCGAATACAAAGCTGCATGGGCAGTCGAGTTACTGAATTTCGACATCAAGTCAGCAACCGAGCGACACATGGTCCAAATCCATGAGCTGGAAGAGATAAGACACCTCGCCTATGAAAGCTCCAAAATTTACAAGGAGAAGTCCAAGGCATACCATGACAAGCACATCATTGCCAGACATTTCGAACCAAACGATAAGGTCTTGCTTTTCAATTCAAGGTTGAGGTTGTTCCCATGNNNNNNNNNNNNNNNNNNNNNNNNNNNNNNNNNNNNNNNNNNNNNNNNNNNNNNNNNNNNNNNNNNNNNNNNNNNNNNNNNNNNNNNNNNNNNNNNNNNNNNNNNNNNNNNNNNNNNNNNNNNNNNNNNNNNNNNNNNNNNNNNNNNNNNNNNNNNNNNNNNNNNNNNNNNNNNNNNNNNNNNNNNNNNNNNNNNNNNNNNNNNNNNNNNNNNNNNNNNNNNNNNNNNNNNNNNNNNNNACATTGTTTTCTATAGTCTATTTTATTTCTTTTCAGATTTATTTTGTTGGTCAAAAAAAAAAAACCGGACACTTCAGTCAGAACAATCAAATGACTGTTCTTCTGGTAGAACAACCCATTGCCTGTTCCAGGTAAGTGTTCCGAACCAAAAAAAAAAATATATACATAAAGAAAAAAGGGAAGGGTAGTTAGGGCTTTGCCTATTTAAGGCTCCACCCTTCCACTTTCCCCCTTTTCACTGCGCCGTACACTGACCCTTCCCCCTGCGAGTTTTAAGCGACCACCAAATCTTTTTCTCTCAACCGTTTTAAGTGGTTTTTGCTTCTCACTTGTTTGGAATTTTGAGTTCTCTCTGTTTTTGCAGTTCATTTCACCAGTTTCTACAGGTAAGAGGCTCGACAATCCTCATCCAAATCGCAATACTCAGTTTGCAAAGTTCATCATTCTAACCGCTTCAATAGATCGATCCTTGTTGTACTACATTGATTTCGACTTTCCCTTTTGCTGTTAGGGTTGATTTAGAAAATTAACTCATGATTCATTTCACATTTGCGATTTACAATTGATAGGACTGTTTGGATTCGGTTTGTGGATAGTTGAATGGAGTTATTGGGTTGAGTTTCGATTTGTTGGTTGTCGTGTCAAGGCAATTTACGGTTTGCATAAGGAGGGATGGAAATTGTTCTATTCCATTTCTCCTGTGCGCATAACAGAACTAAAGCTTTATTTTGTTTGCTTTGCAGATGGCACACACTAAGCAATCAACCAAGAGAACGCGAGCGACCTGCACGAGCAGTATGCCACCCCTGCAAGCACAACAAACCTCTGAGACCTACCCATGGCCCCGTGAACAAGAGGGTGAACCGATTGATCTCGACAGCCCACTGCTCTTGGACTTCAACTGCGAGGGATGGGATAAGGGAACAGCAGCGCGTTACAACGCCCTCCTCCGGGTTGACATGTTACCCACTCGTTTCTGCCATGCGGAGACTCTGGCTGATCTTGGGATCAACGAGGACGTGTTCGAGACGCTACACGCCATAGGGATAGCTCCTCTGTGCTATACAACACATGAGCTCTACCCAGACCTTGCTCGCCAAGTGCTCGCCACCGCCACGATCACGTACGAGGATTCCAATGCACCCTCTTACGCCAACTGCTCATTCTCTTTCATGGCCGATGGAGAGTACTGCTCCTTGTCCCTCGACAAGCTCAATGAGATCTATGAGACAACCACTGAACCGAAAGGAGTAGCGGTCGCAAAAAAGTTCTCTCCTTCTAACGCCTTTTGGGATTGCATTGCGAATGGGAACTTTACACCCGGAAAGGCTTACCAGTCACAGATTAGGAACCCGGCGCTTCGGGTCATTGCAAAGACCATCTCAAACCTCCTGTTCGCTAAAGATCTCACCTCGAAGGTCACCAACGGGGAGCTGCAAGCCCTGTACGCTGGTATTGAGGATGAAATCCGAGCTTCTGGGTCCAGCATTCCAATTCAAAAGGTCAAAACGAACCCCGGTTTCAACTCCATGACCATGATCTGCGAGAGGCGGTTATGCACGGGTTTAGAATCGAGTCAGCTAAAACTCTTGTGGGAATTAGGACCTTGTGATATATTCTCTTAACCACCTCGTGCTCTAACATTCTTATCCAGTGACCTTAGCAGTGATGGAAGACCCACACTTGGACCTGGAACACCCTCTGACTTATCTCATTTGATTCTCTAGAAGCTCTCATCCGATCAGGTTACACTGGGTAGACTCAACTCCACCTAACTTGAACCTAATCCTGACTGAAATTCTTCTTGTTATGGGCACTAGATCAGGGAAACGAGATCCACGCTCAGGGCTTCTTATTCTTTTTACCAATCTTGCTGATCCTGAGTGGCTAGCTCATCTTTAGCTAGTTCCAACCTTGTACCTAAGCCTTTATTTTCACCCTGATGCACTTTGTTTTTCAATGTCATATGTGCAGATATGTGCAAAAAGGTCGGAGAGGATAGGATTGACGCAGCCCCTTACTCGTTAATGCCTTACATTCAGAGAAGAGAGAGCAAGCATAATGAGAACAGTTGACAAGATCAAGCCCTAATAAGAAGAACATTCAAGGGTGCATGATCTGACCAGAGGAACAATGGCGACCCGTGTGAAACAAAAGGATGGACCACCAGTGGCTGAAAAACATTCACCCGATACCTTTCCCTCGAAACCCCATCACTGTTATTCAAAAAAAAAAATATTTATATACAGAATGCTTTTATTTATTTATTGATGGAGATGGGGAAGGTAACTTCGGAAGATACACGCCATTGGGAAAGGTTGAGCCAAGAAGTTGGTACCAATTTTTGAGGAATAAGAAAAGAAGTCAAGAGCTGGAGAACAGTCATATGATTGACCCGAAGTGGAGAACAACCAAATCCGTGACGCAGAAACGAGTAAGGGGTGTGGACATCAATAGATCCGTCCTCTCTTGCTATTTTGCGCGATATCCTGCATACACTCAAATACGGTAGCCCCTAAACACTCTCAGCTCTACCATAAAACAGCTTGTTCGTTATCAACCCGTCTACCCTGAATAGTGCCTGTAACGAGAAGCTCACGCTGTTCTTAATTGATGTTTAAGGATTTTGTCTCGATAGTGCAACCTTTTCAGGTACGAGATAGAGAGTACGGAGCTGATTCTCGAACAGCGATCGTGGGTGTTCTGGTAAGGGTGTGCGGTCTAAGTCTACAGCTTGTATGGTTCAGAGATGTGTGGTAAGAGCATGGTTATTCAGGAAAAGCGAGTTCCCACTCTTTCAAACCTTTCTCCCTGTTCTTGAGGCTTGGCCTTGTTCGAGGACAAACAAGGATCTAAGTCTGGGGGAATTGATATATGGTGTTTTTAATACCATTATTTGTGTGCTTTGAGCTAATTCTCAGTCCTAATTCGTGCTTAATTGATATCATTCCAGGTTTGGAGCAGGTGAAAGAGCAAAGAAGAGAGATTCAGGAAGTCAGATGTCGTTTTGAAGGATACGATGCGGAACAGCCATCTAGAACAACCCGAAGGTTGTTCCCGAAAAGAACAAGCGTCTGACTGTTCCCGATCATTAAGGAAACTTCCTATTCCAGAAGTTTGCCCTAGATTTCACCCTCTCTTATCTCTTTAGCACCAGCGCCTCCATATAAAAAGGGCCTATGCTATCATTTCTTTTTCTTACGCTAGTTTTTTTGCAAGAGACCTAGAACTATTTTCTTTGGATTAAGCAACTTGTAAGGGAGAAGGCTTCATCCTCACGAGAAGATCATCCTGAACCCTTGTCTTTCTACTTTATTTTATATGCAGTATTATTCATAAACCATGTCTGTGTCATCCTGCTTTATGATTGAGTAGTAGGCTAAGCTTTCTTAGGGTTGTAGGGTGTTAGCCGCATGAACTGAACACAAATAAGTGATCTTAACTGTTCTTCATTCATATTGTTCTTACTGCTTACATTGAATTGATCACTTAATGTTTGATTTCTGATTTAATCACCTAGCTAACCGCTTATGAGATAAATTGACATATATTGAATGAGCTTTGTATCCCTAATCAGCGAGAGTAGATATTAGGGTATTAAGTGAACTAATCAGATCTTGTCTCTAAGGCTTGTTATCGCGTCTTGTTCCAAGTGAGAACTTAGGATTCAAGACCGATCTGCAAAGGGAGCAAGACCACGATGGTGGATTGTTCTAGCCGAGTGATCTAAGTTCTAGACTGCACCTCATTACACTTGAATAGTTGTTCAGTTTTGCATTGACACCCGATTAATAACCCTAAGCCGGCTTCATTTAAATTGAATTTGAACCATCTAGGTATTCTAGTTACTTGCGTCACAATTAATTCTCAAAACCCCACTTGTTTCTTAGCTTATTATTGAACTCATAAGAGTAAAGAGTAAACTGGTCCGTTGGATTGAATCTCAAATATTACAATTACCACTGTTAACTTGATAGTAGCAAGGGTTCATTTTTAGTGTATCATTCTTCCTCCATACGCACTAGCATCCTTCAAGAGATCCAATGCATACTTCCTTTGAGAGATAAATAACCCTTCCTTGGATCTGCACAGCTCAATCCGAAGAAAGTACTTCATCTCTCTCAAATCCTTTATATCAAATACTGATTTCAGAAACTCCTTGGTGACTCGGATTCCTTCCTTATCACTACCTGTTATGATGATGTCATCCACATACACAAGCAAAACAATGATGCCTGAGGGAGTATTGAGGGTAAAGAGAGTGTGATCAAGCTCGGACTTCCTGAAGCCTCTACCATTCAGTGTTGTGCTTAGCTTATTGTACCATGCTCTAGGTGGTTGTTTCAATCCATAGATGACTTTTTTCAGTCTAAGAACATTTCCTGGCTTCACCATTCCTTCAAGACCCGGAGGTGGTAGCATATATAATTCATCTTCTAGCTCCCCTTGGAGGAAAACATTCTTCACATCCATTTGCCAAATATCCCACCCAAGGTTGGTTGCAACTGATAGTACAATCCTAATGGTATGGAGCTTTGAAACAGGTGCAAAAGTATCAATGTAATCCTCTCCATAGGTTTGTGTGAAACCTCTTGCTACCAGCCTTGTCTTGCGCCTATCAATCTTTCCGTTAGGTAAATACTTGATGGTGAAGATCCACTTGCATGACACAGCTCTCTTCCCCTTAGGCAACTCACTCTCATACCATGTATCATTTCTATCAGCCTCATCATTGACTGAATCCCTCCACTCTTAAATCAACATTGCCTCTTCATAGCTTCTTGGCACATAGCTTTCATCTAAGCTTACCATAAAAGAGTAGTGCTCTTCCGGAAACTCAGCAAATGAGCATACAGCTTGGGAAGGATGCTCCACAGTCTGTGCATTGTAGTACACTCTCGTGTTTACCCAGTTTCTCGTGTTTGCCCACTCGGAAGCATCCCTCCTTACCCGTGTGCTTCTTCTCAAAGGAACTTCTACTTGTTCCTCAACAGCTTCTTCTTGTTCTGCATTTCTTCTCCAGCTTCTTGACCTTCATTCTGAACTTTTCTTACTGATTCATCTCCACTTTGGACAGGAGAATCTGAGCCTTGATCATCTAGACCTCCAGCTTCTTCTGAGCCTTGATCTTTTAACCCTTCAGCTTCAGATTCACTTCCCCCCTCATGTTCAAAATGGGATGGTTCTTCAGCGGCCACTTGAGTAGGCTCTTCACGCCTGCTCTGACCCTGGGGCACGCCAATACCGAGTTCTTCTAGTATGTTTCTCAAACTAGCAGCTCTATCTGATGGTTGAGAAAGCTCTTCAAGCTCCTCCAAATTCTTCTCTTCATAATACCCTTTAGCTTCCATGAACTTCACATCCCTAGACACCAAGACTCTTCTAGCAGTGGGATCAAAGCACTTGTATCCCTTTTGAGATGTGGAATATCCAATAAGCATAGCCTTGGTGCTCTTTGCTTCAAGTTTGTTTCTCATCTCTCCTGGCACCAGTACATAGCATACACACACCCAAATGTCCTCAAGTGATCCAGAACTGGTCGACTCTTGTTGAGTACCTCAAATGGAGACTAATCCTCTAGGATTCTAGTTGGTATCCTGTTGATCAGATAGAAAGCAGTCATCACAGCATCACTCCAAAATCTCTCAGGGACACTCTTGTGGAACATCATTGAACGGACCACTTCCATGAGGTGTATGTTCTTCCTTTCAGCAACTCCATTCTGTTGTGGAGTGTAAGGACAGCTAGTCTGATGTAGAATCCCATGTTGAGCTAGGTGATCTTTCAATGTGTGGCCTATGTATTCTCCACCATTATCTGACCTGAAAATCTTAATCTTGGCATGATAATGGTTAGTAACATAGCTTTGAAAATTTTAAATGCATCAAGAACTCTATCTTTTGTTTTAATGAGTGTTAACCAGGTGTATTTGGATTTTTCATCAATGAATGTGACATAATACTTATAATCATCCCTAGATAAATAAGGTGCAGTCCAAACATCAGAATGAATCAAATCAAAGCAATTCTCATAAATAGTGGATGATCTTTGAAACACAGTCCTACAATGTTTGCCCAAAATACATGCCTCACAATCATTTTTTTTAAACATGACACCTGGTAACACAATGCTTAAAGCCCTAACATGTGGATATCCAAGTTTAGCATGCCACAATGCATCTTTACTTAAGGAAGAAACAGAACTAAATGAAAAGCAAGAACTAAAGATGGGATTAAGATCATCAAGCATATAAAGGTCTCCTTTGGTTGCTCCTTGTCCAATCAACTTACTGCTCTTAATATCCTGAAGCTTAACATCATCAGGACTAAAGATAACATTGCATTGAAGATCAGTGGTGCATCTTTTGACAGATAAAAGATTAGAAGTAAACTCAGGCATGAAAAATGCTTTAGAGTCCTTATTAAACAGTTTCAGTTTACCAATTCCTCTAATAGGAATTCTATCTCCATTAGCAATCATAACATGTCCATGAGCCGGTTCTATGTCTTTAATCAGGTTATTATCACTAATCATATGATGAGATGCACCAGAATCAATGATCAAAGGTTTATGCATGTTTCTAGTAATCTCAGGCCTTGATGGTTCTTTTTGTTTTATCAGGTTTCCTAGTAATCCTAACATCTTACTAGTTATACTCGGCTCACTAGTAGCAGTGTAAGCGCTTTTAAACATGTCTAGTAACTTATCAGTATTGTTAGGATTACTAGCAGCAGTGTAAGAGCTTTTAAAAATGTCTAGTAACTTATCAGTAGTACTAGGCAATGTATGAGCAGCATATGAGTATCCAAGGGTGTTTCCGAGAGTGTTACCAGACTCCTTAAGAGCTTTGAAGAAGGCTTCAAGGTCAGCTCTCTTGAATACCTCCTGATCCATACCCTTTCTAATTAGTTGATGAGATGCCAGGGCTCTACATTCACTTTCACCCACCTTAGCGCCTGAGCTAGCTCCGGCTGAACCATCACCATTTGATTCAGCAGAAAGATGAGCCTTTGCTTCTTTATCCCTGTTGAACCCGTGTGGCCTGAGGTGAGGATGTAGGATCAAACACTCACTCTTCTTGTGACCGGTCCTCTTGCAATGCTCACAGCTTACCTCATACTTTTCATACTTCCTTCCTGAGCCTCTGTATGCAGCCTTGTTTGCTTGCATTCCTTCAGCTTGATGAGCCATAGTGAGCTCACCCTTGCCTCCAAACAGGCCAAGAGATCCCTCCTCCTTCTGAAGTTGCGCGCATACTTCCTCCATGGATGGTAGGTTAGGCGATCTCAAGATGTGTTTGATGACATCCTTGTAGCAAGGATCCAATGTCATCAACAACCCAAACACTTGATCTTGTTCTCTTCTTTCCATAAGAGCTGCTTGATCACTGGTGTTAGATCTTAGACTTTCAAGTTCAGACCATAATGATCCAAACTTTCCCATGTGTTTGGTGGCTCTCCTCCATCTTGCTTCATGGAGTTAATGGCTCTCTTCAGCTCAAACACACGGCTGATGTTGGAGACGTTTCCAAATGTCTTTAAGAGGGTCTCCCACAAGTGTTTGGGAGTCTCACAGTAGTTGTAAGCTTCAAGAATAGGGACATCAAGAGATCCTTGCAGCACAGAGAGCACCATCAAGTCTTCTTGCACCCACTTCTTTGCTTCAGCTTTGGTGAGAGTCTTTTCCTCTTCACCTTTTTCAGTTTCTTTGGCCACTAGCTTCGGACCATCATCAGTGATGTGGCTCCACAGCCCTAGCCTTCCAATAGCAGTCTTCACCAATCGAGACCACAAGAGGTAGTTTGAACCACCTTTCAACCCAACCGGGACAGTAACTAGCTTGCTGAAGTTGTTTCTCTCCATCTTCTCTTGCTTGAACCAGAAATGACCAGAAAGCTTCAAACTTGCAACTCAGCTGAAGAACACACAGTACCAGACTTCAAGAACACACAAACTCAAAGCACAACACCACATGAATCAATTTTATCACACAGCTTCACAGAACATTTAAGAACACAAGAGCAAGAACACAAGAACAAAAGAGCTAGAGAGAGAAAGAAATGGAACGAGGTTTCTCAATACCAAAGCCAACCTGGCTCTGATACCATATGATTTTAGAGACTTTAATTCAAACCATCCAATGAGCTTCTTCCTTGTGCATAAATCTCATTTTGCTTTATCCAGCTCTTCTCCAGCCTGTCACACGCGCCTCCTCTTCCCTTGCAATGGTCTGATGCCCTAGCTAAGGGAATATGGCTTCTCTTCTTCATCCAAAGTTACTTGGGTAACTAGTATACTAGTATAACTAGGGTAACTCTGGTTTAACCTTTGCAAGTTACTCGGATAACTAGTATTACTACGCCATGTACGGCCTCTTCATCATACTCAACTCCTCATGTCTTTCTCTTCTCATATATTGATCTCATCTCAACACATATGTCGTAGGGGTGGGCGTTCGGATACTCACTCAAATTCGTATCGGGTATTTTAGTATAAAGATATAGTACCCGTTCAGGTATTTTTACACTTCGGGTCGGGTTTGGGTATTTTATGTTCGGGTTCAGATATTTTGGGTCGGATTCGGATATTTAAATTTTGAAGAAAAATAAATAAAGTGTTCATTGTTTAAGTTTTTTTTTGTATTTAAAATATACTTTTAACTTAAATGGTTTTCAGATTTTTAAAAGATTAAACTATTAATATGTTTGAAGATAAAACTTTAAAAATAGAAAGACACTAATTTAGTTGTTATTTTGAAATTTTAGATAAAATTTTGTTAATGTAAGAAACAAGAGCTTGATATGTATTTTAAGTAAGTAGCAATATGCTGTCCGTAATTATATATATATTATCTAATTTTGAGTAATGTGCATCATTAATATAATTATTTTGAATAAAATGAGAGAAATAAACTAGAAATATAGGGTTAAGTATATTTATGTATGGTTATCTTCGGATATCCATTCGGGTTCGGATATTACCCATTTGGGTTCGGAAATACAATCTCTCCGAATTCAATAACCGTTCGGGTATTTTGCTACTTCGGTTCAGATTTTTGAATCGGACTCAGATACGGGTTGGGTATCAGATAAATGCTCAGCCCTAATAAATCATATGAATATAAAGTCTCATTAATAAATATTCATATTATAAATATATATTAATATCATTTGAAATAAATTATAAACGATATAAAAGTATATAAATATGTTAATTTCAAAATTTTCAGTAAAACATTTATTGAGATTTAATATTTTAATTTTGAAATTTGTATTGAAAAACCTCACATTAAAAGTTTTGTGATTAACGGTTATATTAGTAATAAGTAAGAAGTATCAATAATAAATATTTATATTAAAATATACTATATATCTATGTCAATATCACTAAAGTTTCATTTATACCATATTTATCAAAAACATGATTGTAAATTAACAAAACGTATTGGTTTTGATTTATGTATTTACTCTTATGTATATATTTTTATGTATACAAATTATTTTTTAAGTAGATAATTTCTAATATCTTATTCGATTCTGACAATCCCATAAACACACTTCTTCAAATCGAAGTGATTTTTAATATTGGAAGCACTATATATATTATTTCATTTAGATTAAATAATTTAGTCTTGATTGTTATTCCTAAAATGCTTTTAATGAAATATCATGACAAAATTATAACCATATAACAATAAAAAACTTGAAAAAACAATGATCAACCCAAAACGCAAAATTCGCACCTACAATAATCTTAGCAAATATTGAGATGAAACAAGAACTTTGTCGCAAACTCCGCGCTTGCGTGGGGCAATGCCCCTAGTTTGTATAATTTTTGCGTGTTTTTTTTTCTTCATTTTTCGATTGTTAAATGATTTTTGATTTTATAAGATCTTCGAAATCGGTCAAGGAGACGATGCAAAACGGTTTCGAAATCAATTACGTGAGAAAAGCAGACAAGGCGGGTACCACTATATATAGCTGTTGCTGGCTCACATACTTTTTCCAATCAAAATCATGTTCACGCTACTTATGGTTAGGTTCTTCAAATTATAAACGATAGCATGTGACATGTCATGTCTCTTTATATAACACATTTAGTTCCTTTTTAATAAGGGTACAATACTTTTATCTTAGAACGACCATACGCGCCCACCTGATTTTCTATATATTGATGTAATTATTGAGTAATATTTCTTCAATAATACTTTTGAGAAAGAATATTTCTTTAGTAAAAATACTCATTGTACGGAGTTGTTTATGTAAAGTGATTTTGAGACTTCTTAGCTCTTCTGCCTTAAATGGTTGATTGGTGCCCCATGTAACTCAAGTTCGAAACGTGAACTTGTTTTATGGATAAAACCATTAGAAACAGAGTGTCCTCCTTACATTTCAAGAATGTGGCTTTCTACGGAAGCATGATGATTAGGTGGCTGGAGCGAAGCATTTAGAAAAGGCTCGCAAGTCTCGTATCCAATTCAAGTTTGAGTTATTGCGAGAGTGACTCAAAACTCAAAGTCAAACCTAAAATTAATTCATGCTTTTCATGGATTTTTTTTTTTGTCATATTTACCCCATAAGTTCATGATATTCACGAAAATGCCATCAAAGTTTTTTTTATTTTTTTTTATCCGAAAATGACATTTTTACTCTCTCACCCTCATCATCTTCAAGTAATTACAAGATTGCCATTGTCATCAATACCCCAACCACCTTGAACAACCAATTTGAAGCTCTTAATGTACCTAAAATCGATTTACATTCTCTCTTTCTCACTTGTTATGAACTAAAAACAACATCTCTTTCACTTTACCTCTATATTCATCCAAAAAATTCAAGCTTTTGATTCAAATTTTTTTTATGGTTTATAGAGCCATTCAAGCATACTATTCTTGGTGGGTTACTTTCGTTTGAGATTCTGGGTGGTTGGAGAAGACTCTGTGTGCTAAGGAAGTCATCTCACTAGTTTAAGGTATGAAATTGAAATTTTTTCCAGATCTGTTTGTGTAGAAGACTTACCCGTAAGTAGTCTGGCTGTAGAAGACTTACGGGTAAGTCTTCTGGTCAAACGGACAACTTACTTTTAAGTTGTCATCTTTGTTTGTTAAAAAAAATCTAGAGAATACAGTAAGTCGTCTAGGATAAATGAGTTAGTTTTGCATTTGACCGAACTGTGTTAGATATTTGACTTTTCCTGGACGACTTACGAGTAAGTCCTCTCCGGGAAAAACAAAAATTTCAATATTTTATTAAATCTCGATGACTTATCTGTAAGTCGTCTCAGATTACTTTTACAATTGGAAAATAAAACTTAAATATTTAACTTTTCCCAGACGACTTACGCGGAAGTCGTCAAGTAAGACGACTTACTTGAAAGTCGTCCAGGATAAGCAAAGTCGTCCAGATTTATTTCTTAGATTATGGTCAAACCTTGCTTATCTGGGACGACTTACTTGAAAGTCGTTTAGGTAAAGTTAAATATATAAGTTTCTTTTTCGAATTGCAAACTAACCTGAGAAGACTTACAAATAAGTAGTCTAGCTTTAATAAAATATTGAAATTTTGGTTTTCCCTGAGATGACTTACTGGTAAGTCGTCCAGGAAAAGTCAAATATCTGATACAATTTGGTCAAATGCAAAACTAACTCATTTATCNNNNNNNNNNNNNNNNNNNNNNNNNNNNNNNNNNNNNNNNNNNNNNNNNNNNNNNNNNNNNNNNNNNNNNNNNNNNNNNNNNNNNNNNNNNNNNNNNNNNNNNNNNNNNNNNNNNNNNNNNNNNNNNNNNNNNNNNNNNNNNNNNNNNNNNNNNNNNNNNNNNNNNNNNNNNNNNNNNNNNNNNNNNNNNNNNNNNNNNNNNNNNNNNNNNNNNNNNNNNNNNNNNNNNNNNNNNNNNNNNNNNNNNNNNNNNNNNNNNNNNNNNNNNNNNNNNNNNNNNNNNNNNNNNNNNNNNNNNNNNNNNNNNNNNNNNNNNNNNNNNNNNNNNNNNNNNNNNNNNNNNNNNNNNNNNNNNNNNNNNNNNNNNNNNNNNNNNNNNNNNNNNNNNNNNNNNNNNNNNNNNNNNNNNNNNNNNNNNNNNNNNNNNNNNNNNNNNNNNNNNNNNNNNNNNNNNNNNNNNNNNNNNNNNNNNNNNNNNNNNNNNNNNNNNNNNNNNNNNNNNNNNNNNNNNNNNNNNNNNNNNNNNNNNNNNNNNNNNNNNNNNNNNNNNNNNNNNNNNNNNNNNNNNNNNNNNNNNNNNNNNNNNNNNNNNNNNNNNNNNNNNNNNNNNNNNNNNNNNNNNNNNNNNNNNNNNNNNNNNNNNNNNNNNNNNNNNNNNNNNN
Proteins encoded in this window:
- the LOC106338251 gene encoding uncharacterized protein LOC106338251; its protein translation is MERREQDQVFGLLMTLDPCYKDVIKHILRSPNLPSMEEVCAQLQKEEGSLGLFGGKGELTMAHQAEGMQANKAAYRGSGRKYEKYEVSCEHCKRTGHKKSECLILHPHLRPHGFNRDKEAKAHLSAESNGDGSAGASSGAKVGESECRALASHQLIRKGMDQEVFKRADLEAFFKALKESGNTLGNTLGYSYAAHTLPSTTDKLLDIFKSSYTAASNPNNTDKLLDMFKSAYTATSEPSITSKIDNNLIKDIEPAHGHVMIANGDRIPIRGIGKLKLFNKDSKAFFMPEFTSNLLSVKRCTTDLQCNVIFSPDDVKLQDIKSSKLIGQGATKGDLYMLDDLNPIFSSCFSFSSVSSLSKDALWHAKLGYPHVRALSIVLPGVMSDNGGEYIGHTLKDHLAQHGILHQTSCPYTPQQNGVAERKNIHLMEVVRSMMFHKSVPERFWSDAVMTAFYLINRIPTRILED